A single genomic interval of Granulicella tundricola MP5ACTX9 harbors:
- a CDS encoding glycosyltransferase yields MNRRALDVVTMLSVVVIGRNEGERLRRCLDSIAAMERGAWSLEVIYVDSGSTDGSLALAASMGAKSVALTPERPTAALGRNAGWRAASGDIVLFLDGDTVLHPAFVQDSLPSFADSKIAVVWGHRREIHPEQSLYNRVLDLDWIYAPGFTPFCGGDALFRRDVLAEMNGFDETLIAGEEPELCRRILGAGSLILHVDHPMTGHDLAITRFSQYWRRATRAGHAFAEVADRFSRTAQPFWSEDVRRNRNRAFTLIGAALLTLLTAAVLRSVLPILIGVCLFVLLVLRTAYKARWKSTDRTALMLYGIHSHLQQLPIYWGQLQFRRNRRRGLRSDLVEYKRP; encoded by the coding sequence ATGAACCGCCGCGCGCTGGACGTCGTCACGATGCTCTCCGTCGTCGTCATCGGGAGAAACGAAGGAGAGCGCCTGCGCCGCTGCCTTGACTCCATCGCAGCCATGGAGCGCGGAGCCTGGTCGCTTGAGGTCATCTATGTCGACTCCGGTTCAACCGACGGCAGTCTCGCGCTGGCTGCATCGATGGGCGCAAAGAGCGTCGCGCTGACACCAGAGCGCCCAACCGCCGCCCTCGGTCGCAACGCGGGCTGGAGAGCCGCTTCAGGCGATATCGTGCTCTTCCTGGATGGCGACACCGTACTCCATCCGGCCTTTGTGCAAGACTCGCTGCCGTCCTTCGCAGACTCGAAGATCGCCGTCGTCTGGGGCCACCGCCGGGAGATTCATCCGGAGCAATCGCTCTACAATCGCGTCCTCGATCTCGACTGGATCTACGCTCCAGGATTCACGCCGTTCTGCGGCGGCGACGCGCTCTTCCGCCGCGATGTTCTCGCGGAGATGAACGGCTTCGATGAGACGCTCATCGCCGGTGAAGAGCCGGAGCTTTGCCGTCGCATCCTCGGCGCGGGTAGCCTTATCCTGCATGTCGATCACCCCATGACTGGTCACGATCTCGCCATCACGCGTTTCAGCCAGTACTGGCGGCGTGCCACACGCGCCGGCCACGCCTTTGCTGAGGTCGCAGACCGTTTCTCCCGGACAGCGCAACCTTTCTGGAGTGAGGACGTCAGACGCAATCGCAACCGTGCATTTACCCTGATTGGCGCTGCGTTGCTCACGCTGCTGACCGCCGCCGTGCTACGGAGCGTCCTGCCCATCCTCATAGGTGTGTGCCTCTTCGTCCTGCTTGTGCTGAGGACAGCTTATAAAGCCAGATGGAAGTCCACCGACCGCACCGCACTCATGCTCTACGGCATCCATTCTCACCTGCAGCAACTTCCCATCTACTGGGGCCAGCTTCAGTTTCGCCGCAATCGTCGGCGCGGCCTGCGCTCTGATCTTGTGGAGTACAAGCGTCCCTGA
- a CDS encoding glycosyltransferase family 2 protein, producing MAKSVFDVSIIIVSFNTQAILRECLESVFREAHPFRAEVFVVDNASMDGSAEMVERQFPAVRLIRSEVNLGFGGANNLALKQARGRFFVLLNSDAFFAPGALALALEHMEETPDCALGGCLLVGRDGSSQPSSRCFHTVIGDAIVLTGLAAKFPKSRILGRFDRTWADESVPSKVDWVPGAFSIVRPEALRQVGLFDPDFFLYYEEVDLCLRMKRAGLKVWYWPDVVVTHVGGESSRQLKSMDYSSPASQVVKWRMRSTLLYYRKHHGSKALLAKWLEKTLYWFTILRNRWSGEPWRQRRANYNRSLIRLMDEAWKDTQGGRVSPARPW from the coding sequence GTGGCGAAGAGCGTTTTTGATGTTTCGATCATCATTGTTTCTTTCAATACGCAGGCGATTCTGCGTGAGTGTCTCGAGTCTGTCTTTCGTGAAGCCCACCCATTTCGTGCTGAGGTCTTCGTGGTGGACAATGCGTCCATGGATGGCTCGGCAGAGATGGTGGAACGTCAGTTCCCTGCCGTTCGCCTGATACGCAGCGAGGTCAACCTGGGCTTTGGGGGCGCTAACAATCTCGCATTGAAGCAGGCGCGTGGGCGGTTCTTCGTCCTGCTGAACTCGGATGCGTTCTTCGCTCCGGGGGCGCTGGCGTTGGCGCTCGAGCACATGGAGGAGACGCCGGACTGTGCGCTGGGCGGTTGTCTCCTGGTGGGTCGCGATGGAAGCTCACAGCCGTCTTCGCGCTGCTTTCACACGGTGATTGGCGATGCCATCGTGCTGACCGGGCTGGCGGCAAAGTTTCCGAAGTCACGTATTCTGGGGCGGTTTGATCGAACCTGGGCGGATGAGAGCGTGCCGAGCAAGGTGGACTGGGTGCCGGGAGCGTTCTCGATCGTGCGGCCTGAAGCGTTGCGTCAGGTCGGGCTGTTCGACCCCGACTTCTTTCTTTACTACGAAGAGGTTGACCTTTGCCTGCGGATGAAGCGGGCCGGGCTGAAGGTCTGGTACTGGCCGGATGTGGTGGTGACGCATGTTGGCGGAGAGTCTTCACGGCAGCTCAAGTCCATGGACTACTCGTCGCCCGCATCCCAGGTGGTGAAGTGGCGCATGCGCAGCACGCTACTGTACTACCGCAAGCATCATGGCTCCAAGGCCCTGCTGGCGAAGTGGCTGGAAAAGACGCTGTATTGGTTCACGATACTCCGTAACCGCTGGAGCGGAGAGCCATGGAGGCAGAGGCGGGCAAACTACAACCGCTCCCTGATCCGCCTGATGGATGAGGCGTGGAAGGACACGCAGGGCGGTCGCGTGTCACCGGCTCGGCCCTGGTAA
- a CDS encoding GumC family protein: protein MSTGNNKSTPEGLASPASAMNVQRAESPGFDPELMRSLRMRPRLAAWVAVAVFVIVVGFALSRKSIYSAQSLTYVEPQTAKVLGDTSTGAFDAGRYDSYLQQQMQTAIRPDILTAALKRLPVGAFQFPHESDQSAVARLQKQLKVERVLNSYQLSITLQGSDAESVAATVNAVTNAYLEQGRKDEHETSSQRLELLTQERQRIQSELSEDRTEQATLSSSLGVANPVGETGNPYDVQLAGVRTQLAMARSAHDVALAQLSSVRGNGGAETAGLNSAADDVLQNDAGLASLKSTINQRKALLSSQMAGLTPSNPVYKQDQDEMSDLDRSLDKQTSQLRQQAAKRVEDKLGLELQRTASVEGMLNAQLAHQTATATGAAPKLQRASELYSDITRLTARFATVEDAIRGLQLEANGPGLAHLSVAASVPLSPEPSKRKLLLLLALPLALMMGAAAAVLAHKRDPLVYTEHDLQTVLGFPPIGVLPSRDEVSSATIEEYVLRLAAGIETAYRVSDARSFVFTAVSPSVSVTGLVLVLQEKLEELGFTVLITEAPTLLQPHVGGVPMPRLKVDAGSGSIALRHNEGHEGYAATNLTMLKRSHDLLLIDAPPLLHSAAAEYAVRSADAAILIAGSGLTLRTELTQAATLLDRLNVAGVGAVLKDLQLKHADPSFKNAIAVLETRWNAQAQDAARSVQAKRAAQRGTPVPASQAPATPADSLQYASHAASTIESDRTEVQHEAFGHHEAPEPVSSYVEPAPLAEEWDGSLDEPVAAAPSHHFDMHSFDETHEEEQYPHAREHDFVPLAAAMQEPHVAHEVVNAGHAVDDEEEQIASAVTPLHQHVNEPETAEPVMTTESPRNNLVFEPEDEPSERARVWLERLLNPNAASQAAPHSAAQPEPAVLETTVEPAFEVASASPVVEAAPEPEPVVEEPVPALTTPYEIIPMHVHHSVEAEMGSAPEAHAEEVTEVIEEYPVFHEHHPSEPVQHGMEEAPHHAQASPVHIVHAELAPEEEIAAEDPPPSPVWTPHHFEPVAHVEQEPIAAAEAEPVVKTEALAIAEEEKFEAVHEVYEEPVFAEPVAEPSRSSVVEEPEFIVSPPVPERWAPIPEAAPVQHVQHAPELEPVQEPRAAINGIRRAAELRETSTSASTAKLPARSEGTIQPETGRMTRSWGMLSKFGGEAHTGNRSRNYTSAPDAEEALEERSGR from the coding sequence ATGAGCACTGGAAACAACAAATCGACGCCTGAAGGGCTAGCCTCACCGGCCTCCGCGATGAACGTGCAGCGCGCCGAAAGCCCCGGCTTTGACCCTGAACTGATGCGCAGCCTGCGCATGCGTCCAAGGCTTGCGGCGTGGGTGGCCGTCGCTGTCTTCGTCATCGTTGTCGGCTTTGCGCTCTCGCGCAAGTCAATCTATTCGGCTCAAAGCCTGACCTATGTAGAGCCCCAGACTGCAAAGGTGCTGGGCGACACCTCAACAGGCGCCTTTGACGCCGGGCGTTATGACTCCTATCTCCAGCAGCAGATGCAGACCGCCATCCGGCCCGATATCCTGACCGCCGCCCTCAAGCGTCTGCCGGTGGGTGCGTTCCAGTTTCCGCACGAGTCCGATCAGTCCGCCGTGGCACGTCTGCAGAAGCAGTTGAAGGTCGAGCGCGTGCTGAACAGCTACCAGCTCTCGATCACGCTCCAGGGCTCCGATGCCGAATCCGTTGCGGCAACCGTCAACGCGGTCACCAACGCCTATCTCGAACAAGGCCGCAAGGACGAGCACGAGACCTCCTCGCAGCGGCTCGAGCTCCTGACCCAGGAACGGCAGAGGATTCAAAGCGAACTCTCCGAGGACCGTACCGAACAGGCCACTCTGAGCTCGTCGCTCGGCGTGGCCAATCCGGTGGGTGAGACCGGCAATCCCTATGACGTTCAGCTCGCCGGCGTTCGCACCCAGTTGGCGATGGCACGCTCCGCTCACGACGTCGCACTGGCCCAGCTTTCCTCGGTACGGGGTAACGGTGGCGCAGAGACTGCCGGCCTGAACTCGGCTGCCGATGACGTGCTGCAGAACGACGCCGGCCTTGCCAGCCTGAAGTCGACCATCAACCAGCGCAAGGCGCTTCTGAGCAGCCAAATGGCCGGCCTGACGCCATCCAACCCGGTCTACAAGCAGGATCAGGATGAGATGTCGGATCTGGACCGCTCGCTTGATAAGCAAACCTCGCAGCTACGCCAGCAGGCAGCGAAGCGAGTGGAAGACAAGTTGGGCCTGGAACTTCAGCGCACTGCCAGCGTCGAGGGCATGCTGAACGCGCAGCTTGCGCACCAGACTGCGACGGCCACCGGGGCCGCGCCAAAGCTGCAACGTGCCTCTGAGCTCTACTCCGATATCACGCGCCTCACCGCTCGTTTCGCCACGGTAGAGGATGCGATTCGCGGCCTTCAACTGGAGGCGAACGGCCCCGGACTCGCACATCTTTCGGTCGCTGCCTCCGTGCCACTTTCCCCGGAGCCGAGCAAGCGTAAGCTCCTGCTTCTGCTGGCGCTCCCTCTGGCGTTGATGATGGGTGCTGCCGCGGCTGTGCTGGCGCATAAGCGCGATCCGCTCGTCTACACCGAGCACGACCTGCAAACTGTGCTTGGCTTCCCACCGATCGGCGTGCTGCCATCCCGGGATGAGGTTTCAAGCGCCACCATCGAAGAATACGTGCTGCGCCTCGCGGCAGGGATCGAGACGGCTTACCGGGTGAGCGACGCACGCAGCTTCGTCTTCACCGCGGTCAGCCCAAGCGTTTCGGTGACAGGCCTGGTTCTGGTGCTGCAGGAGAAGCTGGAAGAGCTGGGCTTCACCGTCCTGATCACGGAAGCCCCGACCCTGCTTCAGCCTCACGTCGGCGGCGTGCCTATGCCGCGCCTGAAGGTGGATGCCGGCTCGGGCTCGATCGCGCTGCGGCACAATGAAGGGCACGAAGGCTATGCCGCCACCAACCTGACGATGCTGAAGCGCAGCCACGATCTTCTCTTGATCGACGCTCCGCCTCTGCTTCACTCCGCCGCGGCAGAGTATGCGGTACGCAGCGCGGACGCGGCCATCCTCATCGCAGGCTCCGGCCTCACGCTGCGCACGGAACTAACCCAGGCTGCCACATTGCTGGATCGCCTCAATGTAGCCGGGGTGGGTGCAGTCCTGAAGGATCTGCAACTGAAGCACGCCGACCCATCCTTCAAGAACGCCATTGCTGTACTCGAGACCCGCTGGAACGCGCAGGCGCAGGATGCCGCACGCTCCGTGCAGGCCAAACGTGCGGCGCAACGAGGCACCCCCGTTCCCGCCTCCCAAGCTCCGGCCACACCTGCTGACTCTCTACAGTACGCAAGCCATGCCGCGAGCACCATTGAGTCCGACAGAACTGAGGTCCAACATGAGGCTTTCGGCCATCATGAAGCTCCCGAACCAGTCTCGTCATACGTAGAGCCTGCTCCGCTGGCCGAGGAGTGGGACGGCAGCCTGGATGAACCTGTTGCCGCAGCTCCCTCTCACCACTTCGACATGCATTCCTTCGACGAAACACACGAAGAAGAACAGTATCCGCACGCGCGCGAGCACGACTTCGTACCGCTTGCTGCCGCGATGCAGGAGCCGCACGTAGCGCATGAAGTCGTCAATGCCGGACACGCCGTTGACGATGAAGAAGAACAGATCGCGTCAGCGGTCACACCGCTTCACCAGCACGTCAACGAACCAGAGACTGCGGAGCCTGTGATGACGACTGAGTCGCCACGCAACAATCTGGTCTTCGAGCCGGAGGACGAACCGTCCGAACGTGCTCGTGTGTGGTTGGAGCGATTGTTGAACCCGAATGCCGCCTCGCAAGCCGCTCCCCATTCCGCTGCGCAGCCTGAGCCGGCGGTCCTTGAAACCACGGTTGAGCCAGCGTTTGAAGTGGCCTCTGCCTCACCCGTCGTTGAAGCGGCCCCGGAGCCAGAACCCGTCGTCGAAGAACCTGTTCCCGCACTCACGACGCCCTACGAAATCATTCCCATGCATGTGCATCATTCAGTCGAAGCTGAGATGGGATCTGCACCTGAAGCGCATGCGGAAGAGGTCACCGAAGTCATAGAAGAGTATCCCGTCTTCCACGAGCATCACCCATCCGAACCCGTACAGCATGGAATGGAGGAGGCTCCGCACCACGCGCAAGCCTCTCCGGTCCACATCGTGCATGCAGAGCTTGCGCCCGAGGAAGAGATCGCAGCGGAGGACCCGCCACCGTCACCCGTTTGGACGCCACATCATTTCGAGCCGGTCGCGCACGTAGAGCAAGAGCCCATAGCTGCGGCAGAAGCCGAGCCAGTCGTAAAGACTGAAGCCCTGGCGATCGCGGAAGAAGAGAAGTTCGAAGCAGTGCATGAGGTCTACGAAGAGCCAGTGTTTGCCGAGCCGGTCGCCGAGCCTTCGCGCTCAAGCGTGGTCGAAGAGCCTGAATTCATTGTTTCTCCTCCGGTGCCGGAGAGGTGGGCTCCTATTCCCGAGGCCGCTCCCGTCCAACACGTGCAACATGCTCCCGAGCTTGAACCCGTCCAAGAACCCAGAGCCGCCATCAACGGGATACGACGGGCCGCTGAACTGCGCGAGACATCGACCTCTGCATCCACCGCGAAGCTCCCCGCACGAAGCGAGGGAACCATCCAGCCGGAGACCGGCCGGATGACCCGCAGCTGGGGCATGCTCAGCAAGTTCGGTGGGGAGGCGCATACGGGAAATCGGTCCCGCAATTACACCTCGGCCCCTGATGCGGAAGAAGCTCTCGAAGAGCGGAGCGGCCGTTAG
- a CDS encoding WecB/TagA/CpsF family glycosyltransferase → MSNKAAKTVALFGLPITNVTMAEAVARVEENIASGRTHQIATANLDFARNSLKDVYLQRVICDCSMVLPDGAPMIWAAKLFGKPLQERVTGVDLIPELAKLSALRGYGIFFLGASEASSRKAAQVLERDYPGTHIVGRYSPPLQALHEMDDVEILRQIDLAKPHILLVAFGNPKQEIWIHRNRKRLKVPVAIGIGGAFDMIAGNLKRAPAWIQKLQLEWLYRLLQEPSRLLPRYAYDAAALIRHLPLGVAVSRLQPHSPLAEKIGVTVLGGVRVATAPETLSGDLCSLLTTEATAAAKEHQMLVIDLSATARIEADGLGCLLEARRTMMAAGLQVWLAGMSNPVKRVLQFSAMLDLFLLAPSLADAVRLASVGQSEVEWKAQMVDKGTRTPAGVHAGPVKV, encoded by the coding sequence ATGAGCAACAAGGCTGCGAAGACCGTAGCGCTGTTCGGACTTCCCATTACGAACGTGACGATGGCAGAAGCGGTAGCGCGGGTCGAAGAGAATATCGCATCAGGCCGCACCCACCAGATCGCCACGGCGAATCTCGACTTCGCACGTAACTCCCTCAAAGACGTTTATCTGCAACGCGTCATCTGCGATTGCAGCATGGTGCTACCGGATGGTGCACCCATGATCTGGGCCGCCAAGCTCTTCGGCAAGCCATTGCAGGAGCGCGTGACCGGAGTCGACCTCATTCCTGAGCTGGCCAAGCTCTCTGCGCTGCGCGGTTACGGCATCTTTTTTCTGGGCGCATCCGAGGCAAGCTCTCGTAAGGCCGCACAGGTGTTGGAACGCGACTACCCAGGCACACACATCGTTGGGCGGTACTCCCCTCCGCTTCAGGCGCTTCATGAGATGGACGATGTGGAGATCCTTCGCCAGATCGATCTGGCCAAGCCGCACATCCTGCTGGTGGCATTCGGAAATCCAAAGCAGGAGATCTGGATTCATCGCAATCGCAAGCGTTTGAAAGTCCCGGTCGCCATCGGGATCGGCGGCGCGTTCGATATGATCGCCGGCAACCTGAAGCGTGCGCCCGCATGGATTCAGAAGCTGCAACTGGAGTGGCTGTATCGGCTGCTCCAGGAACCGTCCCGTCTGCTGCCGCGCTATGCCTACGATGCCGCCGCGCTGATCCGCCACCTGCCGCTGGGTGTTGCCGTCAGCCGCCTGCAGCCGCATAGTCCGCTGGCTGAAAAGATCGGCGTCACGGTCCTGGGCGGCGTTCGCGTTGCGACCGCACCTGAGACGCTGAGCGGCGACCTCTGCAGCCTGCTGACGACCGAGGCCACGGCGGCGGCCAAGGAACACCAGATGCTGGTGATCGATCTCTCCGCGACCGCACGGATCGAGGCCGATGGGTTGGGTTGTCTGTTGGAGGCGCGTCGCACCATGATGGCCGCAGGGCTGCAGGTCTGGCTGGCTGGAATGTCGAATCCGGTCAAACGGGTTCTCCAATTCTCCGCCATGTTGGACCTCTTCCTGCTGGCCCCGTCACTGGCAGACGCAGTCCGGCTCGCCAGTGTCGGACAGTCGGAGGTGGAATGGAAGGCTCAAATGGTCGATAAGGGGACAAGGACACCCGCGGGCGTCCACGCCGGCCCGGTCAAGGTTTAG
- a CDS encoding polysaccharide biosynthesis/export family protein, protein MRRCTTQVSSAALLTLTLGFAIPCAGSLAQQPDAAATVPLKTNPMLSLREFEPEANAEYILGRGDEISIDYGGRPELNSKNVIGPDGKVTLPMAGSIFLADKSRQEAADAVVAALKPFYASLSVTVGVDKYTSNQVLLLGAVEHPGVQTFDRPPTLLEVVTRGGASGNPRSNSGGGTGSTAFSMQASLQPAMLGVPERCAIYRGSDKVLWVNLKSLLDSGNALADIRLKRDDIIYVPSPAERYVSVLGQVQHPGALQLDSTSTLPKLIALAGGLTQEAGGNPNIQVIQIVNGKTRIVPFKQILQPSPLDLTLQSGDIIFIPESGFNKAAYIIDKLSPAITLFTGSALISH, encoded by the coding sequence GTGCGGCGCTGTACCACCCAAGTCTCATCAGCGGCTTTGCTGACGCTTACGTTAGGCTTTGCGATCCCATGCGCCGGCAGCTTGGCGCAACAGCCGGATGCGGCCGCTACGGTGCCACTCAAAACCAACCCCATGCTCTCGTTGCGGGAGTTCGAGCCTGAGGCGAATGCTGAGTACATCCTTGGCCGGGGTGATGAGATCTCCATCGACTACGGCGGCCGTCCCGAGTTGAACAGCAAGAATGTCATCGGCCCCGACGGCAAGGTGACCCTGCCCATGGCCGGCTCCATCTTTCTTGCCGATAAGAGCCGCCAGGAGGCCGCTGATGCTGTCGTCGCGGCGTTGAAGCCGTTTTACGCCAGCCTCAGCGTGACGGTCGGTGTGGATAAGTACACCTCCAATCAGGTCCTGTTGTTGGGCGCGGTGGAGCATCCCGGCGTCCAGACCTTCGATCGTCCGCCGACCCTGCTCGAAGTGGTGACGCGCGGCGGAGCCTCAGGCAATCCGCGCAGTAATAGTGGGGGCGGTACTGGTTCCACGGCCTTCAGCATGCAGGCCAGCCTGCAACCCGCCATGCTGGGCGTACCGGAACGCTGCGCGATTTATCGTGGATCGGATAAGGTTCTCTGGGTCAACCTCAAGAGCCTGCTGGACAGCGGGAACGCGCTCGCGGATATTCGCCTGAAGCGTGACGACATTATCTATGTCCCTTCGCCGGCGGAGCGTTATGTCTCCGTGCTGGGCCAGGTGCAGCATCCAGGTGCTCTGCAACTGGACAGCACGTCCACCCTGCCGAAGCTGATCGCACTGGCTGGTGGTCTCACGCAGGAGGCGGGCGGCAATCCGAACATCCAGGTGATCCAGATCGTCAACGGCAAGACCCGCATCGTTCCGTTCAAGCAGATCCTTCAACCCAGCCCGCTTGACCTCACGCTTCAGTCCGGCGACATCATCTTTATCCCGGAGAGCGGTTTCAATAAAGCCGCGTACATCATCGATAAACTCTCCCCGGCAATTACCCTGTTTACTGGGTCGGCACTCATCTCGCACTAG
- a CDS encoding serine O-acetyltransferase, with the protein MFANIREDWRTHDSNWGRHGFWALVVYRFGRWRYSVGWRPLRAPLSFFYKLLKFFSDALFGIEMPCETVIGKRFVIEHVGGIVISGDAIFGDDCIVRNGVTVGLRHRGLRGSPQLGDRVDIGAGAKLLGPIRIGNDVSIGANAVVLCDVPDGCIAVGIPARIIPRKSAVDAALPLAAFEP; encoded by the coding sequence ATGTTCGCTAACATTCGCGAAGACTGGCGCACCCATGATAGCAACTGGGGCCGCCATGGCTTCTGGGCGCTCGTCGTATACCGCTTCGGGCGCTGGCGCTATAGCGTCGGTTGGCGGCCTCTGCGCGCGCCTCTCTCGTTCTTCTACAAGCTCCTGAAGTTCTTTTCGGACGCCCTCTTCGGGATCGAGATGCCGTGTGAGACCGTGATCGGTAAGCGCTTCGTCATCGAACACGTAGGCGGCATCGTCATCAGCGGAGACGCCATTTTCGGCGATGACTGCATCGTGCGTAACGGCGTCACCGTCGGCCTGCGTCATCGCGGCCTGCGCGGCTCGCCTCAGCTTGGAGACCGCGTCGATATCGGTGCGGGTGCCAAGCTGCTCGGTCCCATCCGCATCGGCAACGATGTCTCCATCGGCGCTAACGCCGTCGTGCTGTGCGATGTGCCCGACGGCTGCATCGCCGTCGGCATCCCGGCACGCATCATCCCGCGCAAGTCCGCAGTCGATGCAGCCCTCCCGCTCGCGGCGTTCGAGCCATGA
- a CDS encoding glycosyltransferase, protein MQTLDPIPAPTAAYYQKDEDPLPATKVRIAYLLSQYPAVSHTFFLQEVLGLRRRGLHIETASINKPDRPVESLAPEEAIEAKGTRYIKSGQALQIARALLETTFFQPLVVVRGLGAVFSIKGLPLRKRAFWLLYLAEAILLGRWMNRRRLTHLHVHFGGPVASVGMLASIAWKIPYSLTIHGPEELLSVDAYHLREKIAQAAFVMCISDFCRSQLCQLTEPKDWAKFTVNRLGVDPVMLAPSSRPVETPARRQESALELVCTGRLVAAKGHHILIEALALLQERGVTLHTTLIGAGPQRESLEALVAVRGLGENVVFTSALSHAATLEYVRRADIFTLASFAEGIPVALMEAMSLGVPCVSTTIAGIPELIRSGQDGLLVAPANVGALADALEALALDPALRKQLGSSGRQRIVADYNLPLNQQMLAECFEKKLLMS, encoded by the coding sequence GTGCAGACGCTCGATCCCATACCCGCACCAACCGCCGCGTACTACCAGAAGGACGAAGATCCTTTGCCGGCGACGAAAGTCCGAATCGCGTACCTGCTGAGTCAGTACCCGGCGGTATCGCATACGTTTTTCCTGCAGGAGGTGCTCGGCCTGCGGCGGCGTGGACTGCACATTGAAACCGCGTCCATCAACAAGCCGGACCGGCCGGTGGAGTCGCTCGCGCCGGAAGAGGCGATCGAGGCCAAAGGCACGCGGTACATCAAGAGCGGGCAGGCTCTGCAGATTGCACGCGCGTTGCTGGAGACCACATTTTTTCAACCGTTGGTTGTGGTGCGCGGGCTGGGTGCGGTTTTTTCGATCAAAGGCCTACCCTTGCGGAAGCGTGCCTTCTGGCTGCTGTACCTGGCTGAGGCGATCCTATTAGGGCGGTGGATGAACCGGCGCAGATTGACACACCTGCACGTTCACTTTGGCGGGCCCGTAGCCTCGGTGGGGATGCTCGCTTCGATCGCCTGGAAGATTCCCTACTCGCTTACGATTCATGGACCGGAGGAGTTGCTGAGCGTGGACGCATATCACCTGCGCGAGAAGATTGCGCAGGCGGCGTTCGTGATGTGCATCAGCGATTTCTGCCGCAGCCAGCTATGCCAGTTGACGGAGCCGAAGGACTGGGCGAAGTTCACGGTGAACCGGCTGGGTGTGGACCCGGTGATGCTTGCGCCGTCGTCGCGTCCGGTGGAGACGCCGGCACGCAGGCAGGAGAGTGCTCTGGAATTGGTTTGCACCGGGAGACTGGTTGCGGCGAAGGGACATCACATCCTCATTGAGGCGCTGGCCTTGCTGCAGGAGCGCGGAGTGACGCTGCATACGACGTTGATCGGAGCTGGACCTCAGCGCGAGAGCCTGGAGGCTCTGGTTGCGGTGCGCGGGTTGGGCGAGAATGTGGTGTTTACCTCTGCGCTCTCCCATGCGGCTACGCTCGAATATGTGCGCCGTGCCGATATCTTTACGCTGGCCAGCTTTGCGGAGGGGATTCCTGTCGCGCTGATGGAGGCAATGAGCCTCGGCGTGCCGTGCGTGAGTACCACCATAGCGGGGATTCCGGAGTTGATTCGCAGTGGACAGGACGGCCTGCTGGTCGCACCGGCGAACGTTGGTGCGCTGGCCGATGCACTGGAGGCACTGGCGCTCGATCCGGCACTCCGGAAACAGCTTGGCAGCTCCGGGCGGCAGCGTATTGTGGCTGACTACAACCTTCCGCTGAACCAGCAGATGCTCGCTGAATGCTTTGAAAAGAAGTTGCTCATGTCGTAG
- a CDS encoding acyltransferase — protein sequence MRRIYSHAALAAQLKQALPASVVVLGRVLVYGTGEIRFGQDTLLYPDLHLETQGGARLNLGDGVVISRGVHLVAMAGITIGAGSMIGEYASLRDANHARKDGVAIRDAGHTARPITLGKEVWVGRGAAILAGVTIGDHATIGANAVVTRDVPAGAVVGGVPAVALRQRQALPNG from the coding sequence GTGCGTCGGATCTATTCTCACGCAGCGCTGGCGGCGCAGTTGAAGCAGGCGCTGCCAGCGTCTGTCGTCGTGCTAGGCAGAGTGCTGGTGTATGGGACTGGAGAGATTCGCTTTGGGCAGGACACACTGCTCTATCCAGACCTTCACCTGGAGACGCAGGGCGGGGCGAGGCTGAATCTGGGTGATGGCGTTGTGATCTCTCGCGGCGTTCATCTGGTGGCGATGGCAGGGATCACGATTGGGGCGGGTTCGATGATCGGCGAATACGCCAGTCTGCGCGACGCCAATCATGCACGCAAAGATGGAGTGGCGATCCGCGACGCGGGCCACACGGCCAGGCCGATTACGCTGGGTAAAGAAGTCTGGGTGGGACGGGGCGCGGCGATCCTGGCTGGTGTGACGATTGGAGATCACGCGACGATTGGGGCCAATGCGGTTGTGACGCGGGATGTTCCTGCCGGTGCGGTGGTGGGCGGAGTGCCTGCGGTTGCGTTGCGTCAGCGTCAAGCACTGCCGAACGGCTGA